The following proteins come from a genomic window of Carassius carassius chromosome 10, fCarCar2.1, whole genome shotgun sequence:
- the nat8l2 gene encoding N-acetyltransferase 8-like 2: MTKSNMPAVIRRYQPSDRETVETVFREGIMEHISPAFIYAMTRPLHITVSLFFYIGAYVMGGQSVVLALVSGGAWIGLVYFCCFEFYTGYVRARLNTDMRDVPGYYLSNPDNCFWVAEAEIHGRPQVLGMVAVEGKSEKGKKYGELYRMIVSSSCRRSGLGLQLAKTAEDFCRERHFTKIQLSTSSTQKAAVALYLRLGFKLVLVHTQSESPKWMIWMTRATILTMEKNI, encoded by the exons ATGACCAAATCAAACA TGCCCGCTGTGATCCGGCGATATCAGCCGTCTGACCGGGAGACTGTGGAAACTGTTTTCCGGGAGGGAATAATGGAGCACATCAGTCCTGCATTCATTTATGCCATGACCCGTCCGCTGCACATCACTGTAAGCCTGTTCTTTTACATCGGCGCGTATGTGATGGGTGGACAGTCTGTCGTTCTGGCCCTGGTGTCTGGAGGAGCCTGGATCGGCCTCGTGTACTTCTGCTGCTTTGAGTTTTACACCGGCTACGTCCGAGCGAGACTGAACACGGACATGCGGGACGTCCCGGGTTACTACCTCAGTAATCCAGATAACTGCTTCTGGGTTGCAGAGGCTGAGATACACGGCCGGCCTCAGGTTTTGGGGATGGTGGCTGTGGAAGGTAAAagtgaaaaaggaaaaaagtatGGAGAGCTTTACCGGATGATTGTTTCATCCAGCTGTCGCCGTTCTGGTCTCGGTTTACAGCTGGCCAAAACAGCTGAAGACTTCTGTAGGGAACGCCATTTCACAAAGATCCAACTTTCCACCTCGTCTACACAGAAAGCAGCCGTGGCGTTGTACTTAAGGCTGGGTTTTAAACTGGTCCTGGTTCATACTCAGTCTGAGTCTCCCAAGTGGATGATCTGGATGACTAGAGCAACGATTCTGACCATGGAGAAGAACATTTGA